A single Caretta caretta isolate rCarCar2 chromosome 2, rCarCar1.hap1, whole genome shotgun sequence DNA region contains:
- the SCRT1 gene encoding transcriptional repressor scratch 1 isoform X1 → MPRSFLVKKVKLDDFSSADLENSYGRSRTDFSSRLHDKAGYISDYITPSGYEGESAIKVPSPDPIYPGAHGDYGAPDSDQPDSPHSEIAAGYINGDAAVSEGYAVDAFFITDGRSRRKAVSGARSLQRHRCSECGKTYATSSNLSRHKQTHRSLDSKMAKKCPTCGKVYVSMPAMAMHLLTHDLKHKCETCGKAFSRPWLLQGHMRSHTGEKPFGCAHCGKAFADRSNLRAHMQTHSAFKHFKCKRCSKTFALKSYLNKHYESACFKGAVPPLSPSET, encoded by the exons ATGCCAAGATCTTTCCTGGTCAAAAAGGTCAAACTCGATGATTTTTCTTCGGCGGATCTAGAGAACTCGTACGGCAGATCTAGAACGGACTTCAGCTCCCGGCTCCATGACAAGG CAGGGTACATCAGTGACTACATCACCCCGTCGGGCTATGAAGGCGAAAGCGCCATCAAGGTGCCCTCGCCTGACCCGATCTACCCGGGGGCGCACGGGGACTATGGCGCGCCGGACTCGGACCAGCCCGACAGCCCGCACTCGGAGATCGCGGCCGGGTACATCAACGGGGACGCGGCGGTGAGCGAGGGCTACGCCGTGGACGCCTTCTTCATCACCGACGGGCGGTCGCGGCGCAAGGCGGTGAGCGGGGCGCGCAGCCTGCAGCGGCACCGGTGCAGCGAGTGCGGCAAGACCTACGCCACCTCCTCCAACCTCAGCCGGCACAAGCAGACGCACCGCAGCCTGGACAGCAAGATGGCCAAGAAGTGCCCGACCTGCGGCAAGGTCTACGTCTCCATGCCGGCCATGGCCATGCACCTGCTCACCCACGACCTCAAGCACAAGTGCGAGACCTGCGGCAAGGCCTTCAGCCGGCCCTGGCTCCTGCAGGGCCACATGCGCTCCCACACGGGCGAGAAGCCCTTCGGCTGCGCCCACTGCGGCAAGGCCTTCGCCGACCGCTCCAACCTGCGGGCCCACATGCAGACCCACTCGGCCTTCAAGCACTTCAAGTGCAAACGCTGCAGCAAGACCTTCGCCCTCAAGTCCTATCTCAACAAGCACTACGAGTCGGCCTGCTTCAAGGGGGCCGTCCCGCCGCTCAGCCCCAGCGAGACCTGA
- the SCRT1 gene encoding transcriptional repressor scratch 1 isoform X2, which yields MPRSFLVKKVKLDDFSSADLENSYGRSRTDFSSRLHDKGYISDYITPSGYEGESAIKVPSPDPIYPGAHGDYGAPDSDQPDSPHSEIAAGYINGDAAVSEGYAVDAFFITDGRSRRKAVSGARSLQRHRCSECGKTYATSSNLSRHKQTHRSLDSKMAKKCPTCGKVYVSMPAMAMHLLTHDLKHKCETCGKAFSRPWLLQGHMRSHTGEKPFGCAHCGKAFADRSNLRAHMQTHSAFKHFKCKRCSKTFALKSYLNKHYESACFKGAVPPLSPSET from the exons ATGCCAAGATCTTTCCTGGTCAAAAAGGTCAAACTCGATGATTTTTCTTCGGCGGATCTAGAGAACTCGTACGGCAGATCTAGAACGGACTTCAGCTCCCGGCTCCATGACAAGG GGTACATCAGTGACTACATCACCCCGTCGGGCTATGAAGGCGAAAGCGCCATCAAGGTGCCCTCGCCTGACCCGATCTACCCGGGGGCGCACGGGGACTATGGCGCGCCGGACTCGGACCAGCCCGACAGCCCGCACTCGGAGATCGCGGCCGGGTACATCAACGGGGACGCGGCGGTGAGCGAGGGCTACGCCGTGGACGCCTTCTTCATCACCGACGGGCGGTCGCGGCGCAAGGCGGTGAGCGGGGCGCGCAGCCTGCAGCGGCACCGGTGCAGCGAGTGCGGCAAGACCTACGCCACCTCCTCCAACCTCAGCCGGCACAAGCAGACGCACCGCAGCCTGGACAGCAAGATGGCCAAGAAGTGCCCGACCTGCGGCAAGGTCTACGTCTCCATGCCGGCCATGGCCATGCACCTGCTCACCCACGACCTCAAGCACAAGTGCGAGACCTGCGGCAAGGCCTTCAGCCGGCCCTGGCTCCTGCAGGGCCACATGCGCTCCCACACGGGCGAGAAGCCCTTCGGCTGCGCCCACTGCGGCAAGGCCTTCGCCGACCGCTCCAACCTGCGGGCCCACATGCAGACCCACTCGGCCTTCAAGCACTTCAAGTGCAAACGCTGCAGCAAGACCTTCGCCCTCAAGTCCTATCTCAACAAGCACTACGAGTCGGCCTGCTTCAAGGGGGCCGTCCCGCCGCTCAGCCCCAGCGAGACCTGA